The region tgtgttcatttgaaaaatttgaacccctgaccccggggtcctggatgCGCCACTGATTTACTACCCATACTTATATTCGCTCTATAGTGTGgtcttttttctcattttcttctgAAAAGTGAAAACCCTAATCATtgggttcacaactttgccttTTCTTTGTTCATCGTAGCCTTTGTTCATCTCTTGGGTCCGCACGGCAATGTACCCCCTTTCCcatgtcttcttcttctacctTTGCCTTTGTGCGTTTCTACTACTAGTTCTTTTGTTCGATTGAACTTCAAGAAAAAATGGCTTCAAGTTCTTTTAGTGCTAGGTCTAGGGTGGGTGGTAGTGGTAAGTCGAAGAAGATTGGTTCCAATGGAGTAATGGATAGAAAGAAGTATAAGATCCAACTTTCACGAGCATGTTGTTGAAATTAGGACTAATGATGCTTGAAACGACAATTTGCTTGGAAATGCTTATACGTCGATTGGGCATCATTTGGCAGGAACTTGAAAATATGTTGGACCTTGCCTATATGTTCCTAGTAATATTAGAAAGCAAAGCTAAGACATTCTTGATGGGTTGTAAGAAAAGCTCATTTAAAAAGCAAACATAAAAGAGTACGAATGAGTTGTTGGCATTGGTGAATCAGCAGATGATGCGGGAAAAAGGAAAGTGGTTGAGAGTCCTACAAGTCTACAACCCTTTTCAAGAAAAGATGGTTAGCTCTCAAGCTACTATCAATGCATCTTGTAAGAAGAATTTGCGGGATGATGCATTCCTAGAGATTGCTTCTTTTTGTTACAATACAATACCTTTTCATGTATTAGTGAGGAGCtctggatttggcaccccaggGCTTAGAAATGGCACCccagattttttaaaaaatgccaGAACTACCCTTTCGGACACCGGGTATCCGTAACACTTCGGAATCCAAAGTTTCGAATAATACCTTGTTGAATCTGACACTTAAACGACAGACATAATTCGGAAACGGACAATCCGAAGTACTTCGGATTGTACGAATCCGAAGTACTTCGGATTCGTTGAATCCGAAAACCTGTCGCACACTGCCACCTTTTgagcaccattactcctccaccaccaactccaTCACCATTACTCAtccaccaccaaccccatcACCACCCCCCCAATACAATCAGATTCAAaaaactccaccaccaccactcttcctcttcttcctccacgtTTGTTTTCCTCCCCctcaccaccatctccttccaagttccacttgctccaccctcaaccaccatctccttccaagTTCCACCTTGCTACCAAGTTCCTTCTGGTAAGTTTCATTTCTCTCCCCCTTCATATCCTGCTTTACTTATCATTGTAGTTACATTTCATTGTTGTTTGTTGGAAGTTCGTTTTGCACCACCATTGTTTGCTTGTATTCTGATGCTGTCGAGCTTGATACGGATTGTCTGTATCCGAACAAATTCGGATTGTCTTTATCCGAACGAGTTCGGATTGTCTGTATCCGAACGAGTTCGGAATCCCAATGTCCGAAGTAGTTAACCAGTTGCAGTTTGTTACATGCAGGCTGAATGACTGAACCGTACCTATATGAAGAAGATTTACTGGTTGATGCCGCATGCGATGCCGCATGCGGTTCTGGGAATGTTGAGCCTCCTAGCAATATCATTCCGTGGGTGCCCCCTCGTATAAGCGTGGACGCCACacatttatttacaactgaCCAGGTATTCATTGAATAATTTTTGTTGGAACATACTACtatgtatttggaaaatgatgtGATGATTATTGAATAATTAGTGATGGTTGGTAGGATGTTTTATTTCTAAAGCAATATGTTATCATTGAACAGATATTTGATACTCGTGATGAGCTTGAACAATGGGCTAAGAATGTTGGAAAGGCGAATGGTTATGTGCTGGTGATTGCAAGGTCTGACTATGCTATAAGTGGAGGAAAGGTATTTGTTACTATTAAGTGTGCGAAGCATGGTATTTACAGGCCATACAAGGACCCGAATACATTCAAGTACAAAAAGACCGCATCACAAAAGACTGATTGTAAGTTTAATCTCAAAGGACGACCTACGAAGGGTGATAGAATGTGGTGGCTGAAAGTGATGGATGGtaaacacaaccatgaaccagctaaatCACTAGTTGGACACCCCTACGTTGGTCGACTAACAGAGGAAGAGAAGGGGCTTGTGGGCACCATGACTAGTACTTGGACTCCACCGAGACAAATACTAGCGgcattgaaggaaaacaatccaaGTAACTTGACTACAATCACTCAAGTTTACAGTTGCAACAAAAGGTTTAAAAAAGAGGAGAGGGGaccattgacagaaatgcaacatttgatgaagaagttgGTAGAAGCCAAGTATGTTCACTTTGAAAGGCAACAAGCTGATTCAAGTGAGATTAGGGATCTCTTTTGGGCTCATCCTGATGCGGTCAGactcttcaacacattccctcaTGTGGTCATCATGGATTGCACGTACAAGACAAACAGATATCAGATCCCCTTGCTTGAAATGGTTGGTCTCACTTCTACGGGGTTGACTTTCTCCATAGCATTTTGCTACATAGTTAGGGAGCACACAATTGACTATGTTTGGGCCTTGGAGTGCATGAAGTCTCTTATTGCCGATGATGCCAGATTACCTCAAGTGATTGTGACTGACAGAGATTTGGCTTTACTGAGTGCTGTTAAGCAATGTCTTCCCAATTGTACCAATTTATTATGCCGGttccacataaacaagaatgtggaggcaaagtgcaaagtgttgattggcacggatgattttgcCCTTTCAGTGATGGAGAACTGGAAATGCTTGATTTATGCTGAaacagtggaacaatttgatgaGGAATGGAAGGAAATGTGTGTCATGTGTAAGGACTTCCCAGATTTCATATCCTACATTTCTACTACATGGGTAAAGCACAAGGAGAAATTTGTGAGTGCGTGGACCAATTCTGTGTTGCATTTTGGAACTACAACGAGTAACAGGTACAATGCACACTTTATTGGTTGTGATCTTTCATTTCATAGTCTTGCTTTATTAGCAGAAATTGATAGAGTATGATCTTTTGTATGCAGGGCTGAAAGTGCACACTCAACCTTGAAGAGGATGCTGAAAGACGGCAGAGGTGACTTGTGCGCCTCGTGGGATGCAGTGGATAGGTTGACCACTGTACGACACAATGAAATCAAGGCATCATTTGAGCGCAGTATCAACCTTGTAGAACATCGTTTCAAGTCGCCCATGTATACAAATATCAGGGGATTTGTGTCCAGAAAGGCCATGCAACTCATGGAAGATGAACAGAACAGAGTGATGCGTGATGGTTGTGGATGCGCATTCCAAGTTACCCATGGGCTTCCTTGTGCGTGTGCACTTCATAGTTATGATAGAATTCCGTATGAGGCAATCCATACTTTCTGGAAGATACTTGGTTGGGACCATGTACCCATTGGGAGTCAAGCCTCAAACCAAGGAGACCTCAAGTCAGAGATTGATGGCTTGACCGCTTATTTCAACACTTTGGATGTTGCGGGCCAAAGTATGCTAAGGAGGAAGGTAAAAGAGCTATATTGTCCTTCTAGTAGTTCACTGTGTCCTCCTCAAGTGAAGATAAAGCTCAAGCGCTCGTCCAAGGCTATGGAGAGTAAACCACCTAGTCAACAAAAACCATCCTTACAACGTGATCCTTGTTATTGGGAACATGTTAACAATAGCCTCAAGCCAACACCTAACAAAGTCTCTTGTCCTCGAAGCAAGAAGTCTAAGAAGAGCAAGCAGTCCTCCACCAGCATATACTTGGATGATTTGCCATCTTTCTTCCATCAATATATAGAAAAAGTCATAGATGTTATTGCAGATGGTAATTGTGGTTATAGATCAGTTGCTGCATTGTTCAGACCCGACATAGGTCAAGACGGTTGGGCTTTGATTAGGGAAGAGTTGCTTGTAGAACTCTCAAAGAATACCGCTTACTATAGCAACATATTTGGTTATGAGAGGGTTCAGTCtctacaaaatcgtctcatcctTCCGATTGGTACAATTGCAACGGAAGACAAGTGGATGTCTCTACCGGAGATGGGGTACCTCATTGCTACGAGGTTGCAAGTTGTCTTCatctccatttcactaaaaGGTTGTTACACTTATCTGCCATTGAGAGGAGGCGCCCCACCGGAAGTACATCCCGTTATAGCAGTTGGTCACGTCACCAACCACTTTGTTCAGGTATAACTTTTATGAAGTACCTTACACTCGCTTGTCACGTTAAATTAGTATACTTTGTACTCAGCCACTTTGTTCTTATCTAACTTTATTGCTATACTCTCAAATGTAGCTAAAGCTTAAGCCGGGACATCCTATGCCAACAATAGCTCCCCAATGGCCGTTTTTGGCCAAAGAACCCACCGACCAATGGATCTTCCCGTATGCGGCGCGTTTGGCTACATTTACGGCAGAATTGAATGCTTGGATTGATCCTACGGGTGGTCCTCAAGAGAATGTCTTTATAGACCTTGGAGAAGATTGAGACTAGGATTGATGTTTGTAGCAATGACATATGTACAACTAATTAGAAGTTCAAAGTATTATGATGTAGTATTAAACTATTTCTCATGTGCATTTTATCTGTTTCTGCCCTGCAATGTAGCTGGTTATGAGAACTTGTGATTCTGCCTGCATTGTTTCTGGTACTGTCATTTTAACTGGTTAAGCACATTTCGGAACTTTTGTTTCCGAAGTACTTCGGAACCACGGAGTCCGAAATCTTTCGGACGACTCCTTTCCATTTCCGTGTCATATACTTAAATTTGGCACCCCCAAGTTTAAACAATCTTCGACATTTAGGTTTCCGAGACAGTTCGGATTTATAGGATCCGAACAACTTCGGAATCTGGGGATCCGaacgttaattttttttctcattttaattttaagtctCTCCATCACTATCCACAACCAACCACAACCAACCTCATTACTCTCATCCAACCACAGCCAACCTAATTACTATcaaccaccaacaacaaccaaccCCATTACTCCTTCATCTATAAATTTGCTTGATTTAAGCCTTCTTGTATTCATCCTCTCCTTTCATTCTTTCAACGAaaccttcaaaatcaaaatggaaCAAGATTTGCCCACCTTCATCCGCCCTTGCAAACTCCGAGGCAACTCTTCTGCAAgttctcgtcctctcattcccggCCCTGCTGGTGTTGTCCAGGCCGCCATGATTCAACGCAGCTCCACCACCGACGGACACCTCATTCCAACCCAACAATTTGTTAGGCGCGTCGTCGAAGACGGTCACGACACTGATCCCGATTTTCACTCCAATGCTTGGCTTTCAGCCCTGCAATTAGGCGGATCTGCAACTCCTCTGGGTTCAATCACTCACCATCTAGAAAGGGTCGATCTCATCGTCGCAGTTATCAAATCATGCACGCCAAACGGATTCGGCGATGTGTCAGTTACCCTGAAGGTATTTCCATCTTCCGCGTTCTTTTTCATCAATGTCATGGTATTTAAATGTCCTCTGTCAATGCCATATGGGTTTGAGTTGCAGGATCCTACGGGCACTGTCGGTGCTAGTGTCCATCACAAGGTTTTCACTGAAAGCGAATTCGCGAAGGACATAAATGTTGGATCTGTTATGCTTATCCAGAAGGTTTATTATTtctaaccgacttgactattgTTTCTACTTCTTTAGACAATTTGAACATTATTTCTTCCTTTTAGGTAGCTGTGTTTTCTCCTAGAAAATCTAATTGTTACCTGAACATAACATTGCCCAACATAGTTAAGGTATGGAAATCTTTTTTacacatatataattaaaataaaagtgacTGTGGATTTTTACACATCTCAATTTTCGTTTATGTGAATTTTCACAGGTATTCTCCAGTGACTGTGGACCTCCATCTGAAACATTCACCGACATTACAGAAGATTGATTAATGTTATTTGGCTAATTTTGAATTATTTGCAACTTTAAAAAATCCTTGACCTGGATTATGTAGGCTATGTTGCGTCCCTTGAATTATGTACGTTATTTTGCTTCAATTGGATTATGTGCGTTATTTcacttcccattggattttgtttgttattttacctgatttaaaaagagataaaaatgtaATCAAATCAAGTAAAGCGTGATAATGTGAAATCCAAACTAATAATGCGATAAAAGTACAGACCGATAATAAAGCGTGTATAAACTAATAATGCGATAAAAGTACACATAATAATAATGTCACTGCCCCCTGCCCCTACGACCCACCCTACCCCTACGACCTCTGCCTCCGCCTCTGCCACCTCCTCTATCTCCGCCTCCTCCTCTGCCTCGACCTCTGCCTCCTCGTACACCAACGAAAGTGACGCCCTGGGTCCTGCTCAAGTCTCTGATGACAGTGAGGCACTTCTCTAATAAAGTGCGGGAGCGTGTATCTCTAGGGGGACCGTCGTCGACCTCAAGTCCCTGCTCTAGCAAATCAACGGCCCGACGCAAAGAAGcctgaaaataaatcaatatacATGTTAGTAAACCGCATACACAAAACCACAAATGCATAAAGAAAATTAAGTTCACACTTACCACAGCACTGAGATCGGCCCTACTCTCATCCGGGATGATGAACCGGTGAGATACACCGGTGTACCAGTCCAGGTAATCATCTACTGCCGCTCCATCCACTATACTAGGGACCCCCCTGGAATCAAGTGTGGCTCATAATCCTGGTATGCTGCATCAACGACCTCCGCAGCAGAACTCATGCCCATCACAACAGATGGGTGTCGCGGGATAGGCTGCACGTACCCAAACTGCCGCATCACACGCTCAGGAAGATGAGGTCGCACGACCGTCCGGATGGGAGTCCGGATGTAGCCTGAGTATAAAGCTCGGACGTCCAGCTCTCTGTGACTCCTGTGCTCCTCATACGGTGTCCATATGACGTCCTCTGCCGTCATCTCATCGAAGAGAACTCGCCTCTCCATCAGTCCAGCATGCCCAGCCCGGGACTCCATCCACCTGCACGCTCTGGGCTGGTCCTCCGTGTACTCGGGGACCTCAATCCGCTGAATAATGGTGGGTGGGAAGTGCTCAAACACCCAAGCTACCAGGAGGGAAGAACAACCGCTCATCTGCTTGGTCTTCCTCCGTGAGGCATGACCAAGTGCATCATACAGTGTAGCTAGTGCAATGGCGCCCCACGCATACTCTGACACCCGATCAAGGTGCTGCAGCATGCCGATCCAATGGACAGAAGTGTAGTGTCCTCCACTCTTGTTCGCAAACAAGGTCGAGCCGAGGAGGTGAAGTAGCCACATCCGTGCTGCATGGTCATGCCGATGCTCTAAAGTACAACAAAGAAACCATTAATCATTTAATTCACATATAATAGTTGCAAATAAATTAAGTATACAGTACAACTAACCAGCAAGAGCCCTAGTGTAAAGAGTCTGCAAGAACCCGAATCGCAAGCCAATGGTCTTCACCGCCTTAAACTCCATGATGTAGTCCGTGGCTACCCCTCCTAAGAGCAGAACACAGGTCTCCGCTGCCTGTTCTCTGCTGGCCTGTCCGGGAGTATAAAACCTATCACCCATAGGCAAATGAAGTATAGATGACACGTCATCCAGGGTGATGGTCATCTCCCCGAATGGCATGTGGAAGCTGCTGGTATCCTCATGCCATCTCTCGACGAGGGCAGATAGAAGGGGTGTGTCTATCTCCAGATAGGTGCAACTGAAGAGCGGATAGAGTCCGGTCCCCTCCACACGCTGACGAACAGCGCTCATATCGTCTCCCTCGCCCTCACATGTCAGCTTTGCCAGCTTCATCCCAGCGCTGGCAAACTTCAACACACCTCTATCGGGGTAACGCGGGTCGGTGCCTATAATATGATGCCACAGACACGGCGCAACGTGATGTGGGTAACGGACCAACAGTGACAGATCATCAGGCCCCCCTGGAAACGGTGCCTCTGTCTGGACTGGCACCTCATCCCGTCGTGCTCCAGCATCACCCTCAAGCTCCACACCAACCTCAGGCTCCACATCAACCTGAAGCTCCACATCAACCTCATGCTCCACATCAACCTCATGCTCACTCTCTGTCGAACTCTGAGGAGTCATCTGACGAGAAGGCGGAGAAGGCTCGGGAGTCGTCTGACGAGAAGGCGGAGAAGGCGGAGAAGGCTCAGGAATCATCTCACAAGGGTCTCGACGCTCCTCATTTGATGTCCCACCAACATCCTGGTCCTCACCAAATCTGCCTCTGACTCTACGAAAAGAAGCATGCAGCCGTCTGTGGCGATCCTCAACATCATCCGGGGCTGTGTGGCGATCCTCAACATCCTCCGTGGCATCATGGGAGCTCCCAGCAACATGTGATTTCCTGCGCCCTTGGCTCTTCCTCTTAGCcatctattaaaaaataatactaatcagataattgtaaAAGTACCAATTGATGAGCTTTATAACTGAATATTCATGCAATCAGCAAGAGATATGTACCAAGACAGATTATCAAGTATGTTGAGGATGTTTAGATCAACTTTTCTTTAAACATGATCAATATTAAAAGAAACAAACAGAAGTGGAACAATGCAAGCATACTATATAAATCTGGTTACATCATTTGGAGTTCATAAGCTGATACAATGCAAGCATACTATATAAATCTGGTTACATCAGCCCATTATCTTCAATTATTGTTGGAGGTTGGTTTAACACTTGGTGACTATACCCTAGCTGAAATGTGATTAGTGAATGTTAGCATTATTGACATGATCAGCTGTGTTGATACATAAGATTTTGAGCTTAACTCCTATTGATAACATCAACATGAGACTAGTACTGTCCCTCTATTTATAATACATCTCTTTCACCCCCTTTCTTCTCTCACCAAGAACCAACATCCCACAAGAATTTAAATGTGTTCTAGTGGTGAAATCAATCACTATTGAGCAATTCTGTCATTAACTCATGAACAATTCTGTCATTAAATCATGCATAACTCTGTCATTAACTCTAGAGCAATTCTGTCATTAAATCATGCACAACTCTAGAGCAATTCTCCCAGACTTTCAATGGTAGCTAACTCCATAACATTCTGTCATTAATCATGCATAATTATGTAGATAACTGGAATTGGAGTCAATAGATGAGTCAATGGTAGCTAATTTTACACAGCAGCACCAAAGATACCAAATATGGCATCAAAATATTTGCACATAGTAAAACAAACAGAGGTCTGGTTATTGTTCCATTAACATGGTATAGTCTGGTCACAGGATTTGTATAAATTGGATAGTATTAGAAACCTGAAGGATAGTGCTACTGCTTACAAAAAATATATGCAGCTACTGACTTGTTACAGACCAAAGATTGAGATAGGATCTGGGCAGGTGAGATAGGATCAGATTTGTTACAGACCAAAGATTGAGATAATGGTAATATTTTGGGACCCAAATACTCCATGGTATTAGTACTGAATGATTTCTTCCTTAATGTTTTTGTTATAATAGAAAATACATTGGGAAAAAGACATAGTAATCAAACTAGGCAATATAAATTGGATAGTATTAGAAACTTGAAGGATAGTGCTACTGCTTACAAAAAATATATGCAGCTATGCAGCTACTGACTTGGTGTCTTGAGTCTCAGGTATAATTACATGAATTTCAACTTTAACTTGTCTATCATTTAGTCCCATTAGCATGATTTCTCAATGATGACACACGTATACATACTTCCTATATTTATTGTTCCACAGCTACCATTTCATGCAAATCAAAAGTTATGCTAGAAAAGAGTAATGGTTCTGTCTCAATTATTCATGAGATTGAGAGTAAGTGTACCTGAAACAAGATAAGTCAAGTTCTCCCTTTGTGCTCAATCAAATCTTTTTGGCTCAAGTTTCTTAAGTTCAGAGGGGAATTTCACAGTTTCAACTGCTTGCCTATCAATAAAAAACTAATGGATCAatgttaagaaaaataaatgcaaACATGGTAGATAACAGGTGAGAAAATGCAgcttccagaactcaaaactcAGGGTAGATAACAAACAGTGAAAGGGATGTGGATTTCAATTCGTTCTGGGGTGTGAAAACATGGTGCCCGTTCATGAACAATTTCACCCAACAATTTCACCCAACAATTTCACCCAACAATCAGACATCTTCAAATCGCTAAAGCCCTAAATCCACAAATTAATTTCAAGAATCCCTAAAACCCATTCGAATCCCTAACCCTAACAAGAAGATGACGAAGATTACCTCTATTGCAGTTGACGAAGAAGATGACGAAGAAGAGAGCtccgaagaagatgatgaagagagAGCTCTGATGAAGGCGAGCTCGATGAAGGCTGTGAAGGTTTGGAGGGCTTCGGAAATGGAAGTTCAAGAAGGATTTCGGAATGAAATGAGAAATGAGCCCGTGTTTTGGATTTAATAGTAACAGTGTTCGGAACTTTACCATCCGATGCATATCGNNNNNNNNNNNNNNNNNNNNNNNNNNNNNNNNNNNNNNNNNNNNNNNNNNNNNNNNNNNNNNNNNNNNNNNNNNNNNNNNNNNNNNNNNNNNNNNNNNNNACAGAGATTTGGCTTTACTGAGTGCTGTTAAGCAATGTCTTCCCAATTGTACCAATTTATTATGCCGGttccacataaacaagaatgtggaggcaaagtgcaaagtgttgattggcacggatgattttgcCCTTTCAGTGATGGAGAACTGGAAATGCTTGATTTATGCTGAaacagtggaacaatttgatgaGGAATGGAAGGAAATGTGTGTCATGTGTAAGGACTTCCCAGATTTCATATCCTACATTTCTACTACATGGGTAAAGCACAAGGAGAAATTTGTGAGTGCGTGGACCAATTCTGTGTTGCATTTTGGAACTACAACGAGTAACAGGTACAATGCACACTTTATTGGTTGTGATCTTTCATTTCATAGTCTTGCTTTATTAGCAGAAATTGATAGAGTATGATCTTTTGTATGCAGGGCTGAAAGTGCACACTCAACCTTGAAGAGGATGCTGAAAGACGGCAGAGGTGACTTGTGCGCCTCGTGGGATGCAGTGGATAGGTTGACCACTGTACGACACAATGAAATCAAGGCATCATTTGAGCGCAGTATCAACCTTGTAGAACATCGTTTCAAGTCGCCCATGTATACAAATATCAGGGGATTTGTGTCCAGAAAGGCCATGCAACTCATGGAAGATGAACAGAACAGAGTGATGCGTGATGGTTGTGGATGCGCATTCCAAGTTACCCATGGGCTTCCTTGTGCGTGTGCACTTCATAGTTATGATAGAATTCCGTATGAGGCAATCCATACTTTCTGGAAGATACTTGGTTGGGACCATGTACCCATTGGGAGTCAAGCCTCAAACCAAGGAGACCTCAAGTCAGAGATTGATGGCTTGACCGCTTATTTCAACACTTTGGATGTTGCGGGCCAAAGTATGCTAAGGAGGAAGGTAAAAGAGCTATATTGTCCTTCTAGTAGTTCACTGTGTCCTCCTCAAGTGAAGATAAAGCTCAAGCGCTCGTCCAAGGCTATGGAGAGTAAACCACCTAGTCAACAAAAACCATCCTTACAACGTGATCCTTGTTATTGGGAACATGTTAACAATAGCCTCAAGCCAACACCTAACAAAGTCTCTTGTCCTCGAAGCAAGAAGTCTAAGAAGAGCAAGCAGTCCTCCACCAGCATATACTTGGATGATTTGCCATCTTTCTTCCATCAATATATAGAAAAAGTCATAGATGTTATTGCAGATGGTAATTGTGGTTATAGATCAGTTGCTGCATTGTTCAGACCCGACATAGGTCAAGACGGTTGGGCTTTGATTAGGGAAGAGTTGCTTGTAGAACTCTCAAAGAATACCGCTTACTATAGCAACATATTTGGTTATGAGAGGGTTCAGTCtctacaaaatcgtctcatcctTCCGATTGGTACAATTGCAACGGAAGACAAGTGGATGTCTCTACCGGAGATGGGGTACCTCATTGCTACGAGGTTGCAAGTTGTCTTCatctccatttcactaaaaGGTTGTTACACTTATCTGCCATTGAGAGGAGGCGCCCCACCGGAAGTACATCCCGTTATAGCAGTTGGTCACGTCACCAACCACTTTGTTCAGGTATAACTTTTATGAAGTACCTTACACTCGCTTGTCACGTTAAATTAGTATACTTTGTACTCAGCCACTTTGTTCTTATCTAACTTTATTGCTATACTCTCAAATGTAGCTAAAGCTTAAGCCGGGACATCCTATGCCAACAATAGCTCCCCAATGGCCGTTTTTGGCCAAAGAACCCACCGACCAATGGATCTTCCCGTATGCGGCGCGTTTGGCTACATTTACGGCAGAATTGAATGCTTGGATTGATCCTACGGGTGGTCCTCAAGAGAATGTCTTTATAGACCTTGGAGAAGATTGAGACTAGGATTGATGTTTGTAGCAATGACATATGTACAACTAATTAGAAGTTCAAAGTATTATGATGTAGTATTAAACTATTTCTCATGTGCATTTTATCTGTTTCTGCCCTGCAATGTAGCTGGTTATGAGAACTTGTGATTCTGCCTGCATTGTTTCTGGTACTGTCATTTTAACTGGTTAAGCACATTTCGGAACTTTTGTTTCCGAAGTACTTCGGAACCACGGAGTCCGAAATCTTTCGGACGACTCCTTTCCATTTCCGTGTCATATACTTAAATTTGGCACCCCCAAGTTTAAACAATCTTCGACATTTAGGTTTCCGAGACAGTTCGGATTTATAGGATCCGAACAACTTCGGAATCTGGGGATCCGaacgtt is a window of Lotus japonicus ecotype B-129 chromosome 5, LjGifu_v1.2 DNA encoding:
- the LOC130720519 gene encoding PKS-NRPS hybrid synthetase cheA-like produces the protein MTEPYLYEEDLLVDAACDAACGSGNVEPPSNIIPWVPPRISVDATHLFTTDQIFDTRDELEQWAKNVGKANGYVLVIARSDYAISGGKVFVTIKCAKHGIYRPYKDPNTFKYKKTASQKTDCKFNLKGRPTKGDRMWWLKVMDGKHNHEPAKSLVGHPYVGRLTEEEKGLVGTMTSTWTPPRQILAALKENNPSNLTTITQVYSCNKRFKKEERGPLTEMQHLMKKLVEAKYVHFERQQADSSEIRDLFWAHPDAVRLFNTFPHVVIMDCTYKTNRYQIPLLEMVGLTSTGLTFSIAFCYIVREHTIDYVWALECMKSLIADDARLPQVIVTDRDLALLSAVKQCLPNCTNLLCRFHINKNVEAKCKVLIGTDDFALSVMENWKCLIYAETVEQFDEEWKEMCVMCKDFPDFISYISTTWVKHKEKFVSAWTNSVLHFGTTTSNRAESAHSTLKRMLKDGRGDLCASWDAVDRLTTVRHNEIKASFERSINLVEHRFKSPMYTNIRGFVSRKAMQLMEDEQNRVMRDGCGCAFQVTHGLPCACALHSYDRIPYEAIHTFWKILGWDHVPIGSQASNQGDLKSEIDGLTAYFNTLDVAGQSMLRRKVKELYCPSSSSLCPPQVKIKLKRSSKAMESKPPSQQKPSLQRDPCYWEHVNNSLKPTPNKVSCPRSKKSKKSKQSSTSIYLDDLPSFFHQYIEKVIDVIADGNCGYRSVAALFRPDIGQDGWALIREELLVELSKNTAYYSNIFGYERVQSLQNRLILPIGTIATEDKWMSLPEMGYLIATRLQVVFISISLKGCYTYLPLRGGAPPEVHPVIAVGHVTNHFVQLKLKPGHPMPTIAPQWPFLAKEPTDQWIFPYAARLATFTAELNAWIDPTGGPQENVFIDLGED
- the LOC130720521 gene encoding uncharacterized protein LOC130720521 isoform X1 — protein: MEQDLPTFIRPCKLRGNSSASSRPLIPGPAGVVQAAMIQRSSTTDGHLIPTQQFVRRVVEDGHDTDPDFHSNAWLSALQLGGSATPLGSITHHLERVDLIVAVIKSCTPNGFGDVSVTLKVFPSSAFFFINVMVFKCPLSMPYGFELQDPTGTVGASVHHKVFTESEFAKDINVGSVMLIQKVAVFSPRKSNCYLNITLPNIVKVFSSDCGPPSETFTDITED
- the LOC130718739 gene encoding uncharacterized protein LOC130718739 codes for the protein MENWKCLIYAETVEQFDEEWKEMCVMCKDFPDFISYISTTWVKHKEKFVSAWTNSVLHFGTTTSNRAESAHSTLKRMLKDGRGDLCASWDAVDRLTTVRHNEIKASFERSINLVEHRFKSPMYTNIRGFVSRKAMQLMEDEQNRVMRDGCGCAFQVTHGLPCACALHSYDRIPYEAIHTFWKILGWDHVPIGSQASNQGDLKSEIDGLTAYFNTLDVAGQSMLRRKVKELYCPSSSSLCPPQVKIKLKRSSKAMESKPPSQQKPSLQRDPCYWEHVNNSLKPTPNKVSCPRSKKSKKSKQSSTSIYLDDLPSFFHQYIEKVIDVIADGNCGYRSVAALFRPDIGQDGWALIREELLVELSKNTAYYSNIFGYERVQSLQNRLILPIGTIATEDKWMSLPEMGYLIATRLQVVFISISLKGCYTYLPLRGGAPPEVHPVIAVGHVTNHFVQLKLKPGHPMPTIAPQWPFLAKEPTDQWIFPYAARLATFTAELNAWIDPTGGPQENVFIDLGED
- the LOC130720521 gene encoding uncharacterized protein LOC130720521 isoform X2 — its product is MEQDLPTFIRPCKLRGNSSASSRPLIPGPAGVVQAAMIQRSSTTDGHLIPTQQFVRRVVEDGHDTDPDFHSNAWLSALQLGGSATPLGSITHHLERVDLIVAVIKSCTPNGFGDVSVTLKDPTGTVGASVHHKVFTESEFAKDINVGSVMLIQKVAVFSPRKSNCYLNITLPNIVKVFSSDCGPPSETFTDITED
- the LOC130720520 gene encoding protein MAIN-LIKE 1-like, yielding MAKRKSQGRRKSHVAGSSHDATEDVEDRHTAPDDVEDRHRRLHASFRRVRGRFGEDQDVGGTSNEERRDPCEMIPEPSPPSPPSRQTTPEPSPPSRQMTPQSSTESEHEVDVEHEVDVELQVDVEPEVGVELEGDAGARRDEVPVQTEAPFPGGPDDLSLLVRYPHHVAPCLWHHIIGTDPRYPDRGVLKFASAGMKLAKLTCEGEGDDMSAVRQRVEGTGLYPLFSCTYLEIDTPLLSALVERWHEDTSSFHMPFGEMTITLDDVSSILHLPMGDRFYTPGQASREQAAETCVLLLGGVATDYIMEFKAVKTIGLRFGFLQTLYTRALAEHRHDHAARMWLLHLLGSTLFANKSGGHYTSVHWIGMLQHLDRVSEYAWGAIALATLYDALGHASRRKTKQMSGCSSLLVAWVFEHFPPTIIQRIEVPEYTEDQPRACRWMESRAGHAGLMERRVLFDEMTAEDVIWTPYEEHRSHRELDVRALYSGYIRTPIRTVVRPHLPERVMRQFGYVQPIPRHPSVVMGMSSAAEVVDAAYQDYEPHLIPGGSLV